The proteins below are encoded in one region of Nonomuraea helvata:
- a CDS encoding sialidase family protein, translated as MPSPARRRGIGGLLIIMLLLTPVPALAAETVPLTELGADSYANATSQHGTQAGPDTFQTGTTVVAAQQAGRFFDGGASGIAFATSSDNGATWTKGVLPGITTFGGGPFNRVSDPSVAFDARHGVWLVSSLALTDTGGIVGAAVVTSRSTDGGLTWAEPVTTAVAGGGDLDKSWTACDNAPRSPFYGRCYTVYDDAAAGNAIKVSRSSDGGLTWQETTTSATGLGAQPVVRPDGAVVVAYLSREQQIRSMRSGDGGTSWDADVLVATVRRHLVAGGLRALPLPSAESDARGTVYVAWHDCRFQMSCGGNDIVMSTSATGEEWGHVTRVTDDGGDHFIPGLGVDRDSSGGAARLALAYYRYPAADCTAATCRLTVGYTTSGNGGGSWSRPAELQGPMDLGWFANSAHGRMAGDYLSTSVIPGGNAYVAFTAAAAPSGGAYDVRTYTVTGGLPITGGGRATLAIEAPVAAGEAAPDLPATAR; from the coding sequence GACCGTCCCGCTGACGGAGCTCGGAGCCGACTCGTACGCGAACGCCACCAGCCAGCACGGCACCCAGGCCGGCCCCGACACCTTCCAGACAGGCACGACCGTCGTGGCCGCGCAGCAGGCGGGCCGCTTCTTCGACGGAGGGGCATCCGGCATCGCGTTCGCCACCTCCAGCGACAACGGCGCCACGTGGACCAAGGGCGTCCTGCCGGGGATCACCACGTTCGGCGGCGGGCCCTTCAACCGGGTGAGCGACCCCTCGGTGGCCTTCGACGCCAGGCACGGCGTCTGGCTGGTCTCCTCGCTGGCGCTCACCGACACGGGCGGGATCGTCGGGGCGGCCGTGGTCACCAGTCGCTCCACCGACGGCGGCCTGACCTGGGCAGAGCCGGTCACGACCGCCGTCGCGGGCGGGGGCGACCTGGACAAGAGCTGGACCGCCTGCGACAACGCCCCGCGCAGCCCCTTCTACGGCCGCTGCTACACGGTCTACGACGACGCCGCCGCGGGCAACGCGATCAAGGTGTCCCGCTCCTCCGACGGCGGCCTGACCTGGCAGGAGACCACCACGTCCGCGACCGGCCTCGGCGCGCAGCCGGTGGTGCGGCCCGACGGCGCCGTCGTGGTGGCGTACCTGAGCAGGGAGCAGCAGATCCGCTCCATGCGCTCCGGCGACGGCGGCACGAGCTGGGACGCCGACGTGCTCGTCGCGACCGTGCGGCGGCACCTGGTCGCCGGCGGCCTGCGGGCCTTACCGCTGCCGTCGGCGGAGAGCGACGCGCGCGGCACCGTGTACGTGGCCTGGCACGACTGCCGCTTCCAGATGAGCTGCGGCGGCAACGACATCGTCATGAGCACCTCGGCCACCGGCGAGGAGTGGGGCCACGTCACGCGCGTCACGGACGACGGCGGCGACCACTTCATCCCCGGCCTCGGCGTCGACCGCGACAGCTCGGGCGGCGCCGCCCGGCTGGCACTCGCCTACTACCGCTACCCCGCCGCCGACTGCACGGCCGCCACGTGCCGGCTGACGGTCGGCTACACCACCTCGGGCAACGGCGGCGGGAGCTGGTCGCGCCCCGCCGAGCTGCAGGGACCGATGGACCTCGGCTGGTTCGCCAACAGCGCGCACGGCCGCATGGCGGGCGACTACCTGTCCACCTCGGTCATCCCCGGGGGCAACGCCTACGTGGCCTTCACGGCCGCGGCCGCCCCTTCGGGAGGCGCGTACGACGTGCGCACCTACACCGTCACGGGCGGCCTGCCGATCACCGGCGGCGGCCGCGCCACGCTCGCGATCGAGGCACCCGTCGCGGCGGGCGAGGCGGCGCCCGACCTGCCCGCCACGGCCCGCTGA